A stretch of the Nakaseomyces glabratus chromosome L, complete sequence genome encodes the following:
- the GAP1 gene encoding amino acid permease GAP1 (CAGL0L03267g~Ortholog(s) have L-proline transmembrane transporter activity, polyamine transmembrane transporter activity and role in amino acid transmembrane transport, nitrogen utilization, polyamine transport): MSSLEKTDLPKNELQIDSEFLREEPLEISNFEESSSSQGPQPSGSRWRKFKDSFKPLDEAVVTDDMSDIEKIAHRTAHAPLKHHLKNRHLQMIAIGGAIGTGLFVGSGTALRTAGPAGILIGWGLTGTMIYCMVMAMGELSVVFPISGGFTTYATRFIDESFGFANNFNYMLQWLCVLPLEIVAASITVNYWGTDPKYRDGFVALFWVVIVIINLFGVKGYGEAEFVFSIIKVLTVIGFIIMGIVLNCGGGPEGGYIGGKYFHDPGAFVGDTAGARFQGVCSVFVTAAFSFAGSELIGIAAAESAEPRKSVPKAAKQVFWRITLFYMLSLLMVGLLVPYTDERLIGASSVDAAASPFVIAITSHGIRGLPSVVNVVILIAVLSVGNSAVYGCSRTLCALAQQNFLPKIFGYIDRSGRPLFGIAFTSAFGLVAFVAQSKKEGEVFAWLLALSGLSSLFTWGGICFCHIRFRAALTAQGRSTDELPFKAPAGIYGSMWGLFMIVLMFMAQFYVALFPPGGKPSAEVFFQSYLSFPVVLAFYFGHKLYARNWKLLIPLSKLDIDTGRREMDLDVLRQEIAEEKQMMSTRPWWYRWYSFWC, translated from the coding sequence ATGAGTTCCTTGGAAAAGACTGACTTGCCGAAGAACGAGTTGCAAATCGACTCGGAGTTCCTAAGGGAAGAACCCCTGGAGATAAGTAACTTCGAAGAGTCTTCCTCTTCACAAGGCCCACAGCCAAGTGGTTCACGTTGGAGGAAGTTTAAAGATTCTTTCAAACCCTTGGATGAAGCCGTTGTCACTGACGACATGAGCGATATCGAAAAGATTGCTCACAGAACCGCGCATGCACCACTGAAGCATCATTTAAAGAACAGACACTTGCAGATGATCGCCATCGGTGGTGCCATTGGTACTGGTCTGTTTGTCGGTTCCGGTACCGCGCTAAGAACAGCTGGCCCAGCTGGTATTCTAATTGGTTGGGGTCTAACGGGTACCATGATTTACTGTATGGTTATGGCCATGGGTGAACTATCTGTGGTCTTCCCAATCTCAGGTGGTTTCACTACCTATGCCACGAGATTCATTGACGAATCGTTTGGTTTTGCCAACAACTTCAACTATATGTTGCAATGGCTATGTGTTCTACCGTTGGAAATCGTTGCTGCTTCCATTACAGTCAACTATTGGGGTACGGATCCTAAATACAGAGATGGTTTTGTTGCATTATTCTGGGTGGTCATTGTCATTATCAACTTGTTCGGTGTGAAAGGTTACGGTGAAGCCGAGTTTGTATTTTCAATCATTAAAGTTTTAACAGTCATTGGTTTCATCATCATGGGTATTGTGCTAAACTGTGGTGGTGGCCCAGAAGGTGGCTACATCGGTGGTAAGTACTTCCACGACCCCGGTGCTTTTGTAGGTGACACTGCAGGTGCGAGATTCCAAGGTGTTTGTTCCGTTTTCGTCACTGCTGCATTCTCATTTGCTGGTAGTGAATTGATTGGTATTGCCGCTGCTGAATCTGCTGAGCCAAGAAAGTCTGTTCCAAAGGCCGCAAAGCAAGTTTTCTGGAGAATTACTCTATTTTACATGCTGTCATTGCTAATGGTTGGTCTTTTGGTTCCATACACTGATGAAAGACTGATTGGTGCTTCCTCTGTTGACGCTGCTGCATCACCTTTCGTCATTGCTATCACCTCTCATGGTATTAGAGGTTTGCCAAGTGTTGTTAATGTTGTTATTCTAATTGCCGTCTTATCTGTCGGAAACTCAGCTGTCTACGGTTGTTCCAGAACGCTATGTGCTTTGGCCCAACAAAACTTCCTTCCAAAGATTTTCGGTTACATTGACAGATCAGGTAGACCTCTATTCGGTATTGCTTTCACATCCGCATTTGGTCTAGTCGCATTTGTCGCTCAAAGTAAGAAAGAAGGTGAAGTGTTTGCTTGGTTGTTAGCGTTGTCTGGTCTATCCTCTTTGTTCACATGGGGTGGTATCTGTTTCTGTCACATCCGTTTCCGTGCAGCATTGACTGCTCAAGGCAGGTCCACGGATGAACTTCCATTCAAAGCACCAGCTGGTATCTACGGTTCCATGTGGGGCTTGTTCATGATTGTCCTAATGTTCATGGCACAGTTCTACGTCGCACTGTTCCCACCTGGAGGCAAGCCGAGCGCCGAGGTGTTCTTCCAGTCGTACTTGTCATTCCCAGTTGTCCTGGCGTTCTACTTCGGTCACAAACTGTACGCTAGAAACTGGAAGTTGTTGATCCCATTGTCGAAGCTGGACATCGACACTGGCCGCAGAGAGATGGACCTGGATGTCCTACGCCAAGAGATTGCGGAAGAAAAACAGATGATGTCTACAAGGCCATGGTGGTACCGTTGGTACAGCTTCTGGTGCTAA